A region of Myxococcus stipitatus DSM 14675 DNA encodes the following proteins:
- a CDS encoding Hsp70 family protein: protein MQAPATSRPSPDPTEPASPPTDTDSARNRRRAILDVSVASPSPTVPEVVLGIDLGTSHARVAVFHEGTAQLIPLPGTDETELPALVAVDGQDELLVGAAAQVESLRAPRRAAPGLMRLLGLRARSPRLRNLAPQLPFPVAADPSGDAAVELGGRLVAPTLFTALLLRELKHAATTFVGRKATRAVICAPTHFTDRQRAALRDAATMAGLDAQRILTAPAAAALAHGHGRSMARKRVLVVDLGGGGLGVCVVQVTGDDLEVITTGGDPLVGGLDFDARIAEALASDLAEQGIPRPTHSLDWAPLRTAAESAKVALSERQHADISLSSGTVPPLSRERLEALTADLAQRVTSVVREVLDSNALSPQGLDAVLLVGGQGRTPLVRRRLEESLGVPVRDDVDARGAAALGAALLGHGLLLAESGKPAASVSEVLTAPIGVAERGGTLRRVLERTTRLPAGKTLVLPTTPGPLELALFQGASPLAAENEYLGRLSLNVERAGEVELHFALSADGTLSLEATLPGVRRQPVSLSLEDLDDAAREALVARSPLQGEPEARPSGLLSGLKKLFGRR from the coding sequence GTGCAGGCCCCCGCCACCTCGCGCCCCTCACCCGACCCCACCGAGCCCGCGAGCCCACCGACCGACACGGACTCCGCACGGAACCGTCGCCGCGCCATCCTCGACGTCTCCGTCGCCTCGCCGTCTCCCACCGTTCCCGAAGTGGTGCTGGGCATCGACCTGGGCACCTCCCACGCCCGCGTCGCCGTCTTCCACGAAGGCACTGCCCAGCTCATCCCACTCCCCGGCACCGACGAGACCGAACTTCCCGCCCTCGTCGCGGTCGACGGTCAGGACGAACTGCTCGTCGGCGCGGCCGCCCAGGTCGAATCCCTGCGCGCCCCTCGCCGTGCGGCCCCGGGCCTCATGCGCTTGCTCGGCCTCCGCGCACGCTCCCCCCGCCTGCGCAACCTCGCCCCTCAGCTCCCCTTCCCCGTCGCCGCCGACCCGAGCGGCGATGCAGCAGTGGAGCTCGGCGGCCGGCTCGTCGCCCCCACCCTCTTCACCGCCCTCCTCCTGCGCGAGCTGAAGCACGCCGCCACCACATTCGTCGGCCGGAAGGCCACTCGCGCCGTCATCTGCGCCCCCACTCACTTCACCGACCGGCAACGCGCCGCCCTCCGTGACGCGGCCACCATGGCCGGGCTCGATGCCCAGCGCATCCTCACCGCCCCCGCCGCCGCGGCCCTCGCGCATGGCCACGGCCGGAGCATGGCGCGCAAGCGGGTCCTCGTCGTGGACCTCGGCGGTGGTGGGCTCGGCGTGTGCGTGGTCCAGGTGACGGGCGACGACCTCGAGGTCATCACCACCGGCGGAGACCCACTGGTCGGCGGCCTCGACTTCGACGCCCGCATCGCCGAGGCCCTCGCCAGCGACCTCGCCGAACAAGGCATCCCCCGCCCTACCCACTCCCTCGACTGGGCCCCGCTGCGCACCGCCGCCGAGTCCGCCAAGGTCGCCCTCTCCGAGCGCCAGCACGCCGACATCTCCCTGTCCTCGGGCACCGTGCCGCCCTTGAGCCGCGAGCGACTCGAAGCCCTCACCGCGGACCTCGCCCAACGCGTGACGTCCGTCGTGCGCGAGGTCCTCGACTCCAACGCACTCTCCCCTCAGGGCCTCGACGCCGTGCTCCTCGTGGGCGGCCAGGGACGAACCCCGCTCGTCCGCCGCCGCCTGGAAGAGAGCCTCGGAGTCCCCGTCCGCGACGACGTCGACGCCCGAGGCGCCGCGGCCCTCGGTGCCGCCCTGCTCGGCCACGGCCTCCTCCTCGCCGAGAGCGGCAAGCCCGCCGCCTCCGTCTCCGAGGTCCTCACCGCCCCCATCGGTGTCGCCGAGCGCGGAGGCACCCTGCGCCGGGTCCTCGAGCGCACCACCCGCCTGCCCGCGGGCAAGACGCTCGTCCTCCCCACCACTCCAGGCCCGCTGGAGCTCGCCCTCTTCCAAGGCGCCTCCCCGCTCGCCGCGGAGAACGAGTACCTGGGACGCCTCTCCCTCAACGTGGAGCGCGCGGGCGAAGTCGAGCTGCACTTCGCGCTCTCCGCCGACGGCACCCTGTCCCTGGAAGCCACCCTGCCCGGCGTCCGCCGCCAGCCCGTCTCCCTCTCCCTGGAGGACCTGGACGACGCGGCACGCGAGGCGCTCGTCGCCCGCTCGCCGCTCCAAGGCGAACCCGAGGCTCGCCCCAGTGGGCTGCTGTCCGGATTGAAGAAGCTCTTCGGTCGCCGCTGA
- a CDS encoding outer membrane beta-barrel protein: MVGGVAAAALGLATPAAAAVEAQNVAKGLGVRQDPAFGFDFHLGMGSLTGSLGDDVGLGWLVGFNAVTMPWKYVGLEVGYELERLPIKASRVGDEGEALWRNNLGLLVKAGPLIQDKWRPYIGTGFGVSYFNPSDGADHVYDSDWTTEIPIIVGAEYRLGYFYAGIRGSYSFIGGEDIVDRPGTTENAHGGLLNATLTLGARF, translated from the coding sequence ATGGTGGGAGGAGTTGCCGCTGCGGCGTTGGGACTGGCCACTCCTGCAGCAGCCGCCGTGGAAGCGCAGAACGTCGCCAAGGGACTCGGCGTCAGACAGGACCCGGCCTTCGGCTTCGACTTCCACCTGGGCATGGGCAGCCTGACGGGCTCGCTCGGTGACGACGTCGGCCTGGGCTGGCTCGTGGGCTTCAACGCCGTGACGATGCCCTGGAAGTATGTGGGCCTGGAGGTCGGCTATGAGCTGGAACGTCTGCCCATCAAGGCCAGCCGCGTCGGCGACGAGGGCGAGGCCCTGTGGCGCAACAACCTGGGCCTCCTCGTGAAGGCCGGGCCGCTCATCCAGGACAAGTGGCGGCCCTACATCGGCACCGGCTTCGGCGTCAGCTACTTCAACCCGTCCGACGGCGCCGACCACGTCTACGACAGCGACTGGACCACCGAAATCCCCATCATCGTCGGCGCCGAGTACCGCCTCGGCTACTTCTACGCGGGCATCCGAGGCTCCTACAGCTTCATCGGCGGCGAGGACATCGTGGACCGTCCCGGCACGACGGAGAACGCCCACGGCGGTCTCCTCAACGCCACGCTCACGCTGGGCGCCCGCTTCTAG
- a CDS encoding glutamate--cysteine ligase: MSLDLKRAASEPITSVDMLVTGFRSAEKPHGALRLGLEHEKLLFPVGGDSPVPYEGASGVGALLSRLAPDGYVPFRETPESPIIALQQAQGAATISLEPGGQFELSGSPFVTAREAHAENLAHLAQVKAAAGELGLRLVTLGYRLTGSTASMPWMPKTRYLVMRRTLPERGRLALNMMLMTATGQVSLDWTDEADCVRKTVVVARLAPLMNALYANSPLVEGKPSGYMSFRNRVWDEVDPTRCGYLPAFFDGSFSYRAYVEWAMDAPLLFLRRNGQYLHPKLTFRQLLSDGFEGQPADMDDWTDHLSTLFPEVRLKKVLEVRGADCGTAGMTGALAALWRGILYDTTALDEAEKLLPKLTYAEHLAFHDTARREGLEGRLGSQELYRLAEEMVGIARRGLQRLDAADAPLLDPLAEVAASKRSPAAVLLEAWAKDPRPETVLRLATV, encoded by the coding sequence ATGTCCCTCGACCTCAAGCGAGCTGCTTCCGAACCCATCACCTCCGTCGACATGCTGGTGACGGGTTTCCGGTCCGCCGAGAAGCCTCATGGCGCACTGCGCCTGGGCCTGGAGCACGAAAAGCTCCTGTTTCCGGTCGGCGGCGACTCGCCCGTTCCCTATGAGGGGGCGTCGGGGGTGGGGGCGCTGTTGAGCCGGCTGGCCCCGGACGGCTACGTCCCGTTCCGGGAGACGCCCGAGTCCCCCATCATCGCGCTCCAGCAGGCGCAGGGCGCGGCGACCATCTCCCTGGAGCCGGGTGGACAGTTCGAGCTGTCCGGCAGTCCCTTCGTCACGGCCCGCGAGGCCCATGCGGAGAACCTGGCGCACCTGGCGCAGGTGAAGGCGGCGGCGGGGGAGTTGGGGCTGCGGCTGGTGACGCTGGGGTACCGCCTCACGGGGTCGACGGCGTCGATGCCGTGGATGCCCAAGACGCGCTACCTGGTGATGCGGCGCACCCTGCCGGAGCGCGGTCGGCTGGCGCTCAACATGATGTTGATGACGGCCACGGGGCAGGTGTCGCTCGACTGGACGGATGAGGCGGACTGCGTCCGGAAGACGGTGGTGGTGGCGCGGCTGGCGCCCCTCATGAACGCGCTGTACGCCAACAGCCCGTTGGTGGAGGGCAAGCCCTCCGGCTACATGTCCTTCCGCAACCGCGTCTGGGACGAGGTGGACCCGACGCGCTGTGGGTACCTGCCCGCGTTCTTCGATGGTTCGTTCTCGTACCGCGCCTATGTCGAGTGGGCGATGGATGCGCCGCTGCTCTTCCTGCGTCGCAACGGGCAGTACCTGCACCCGAAGCTCACGTTCCGGCAGCTCCTGAGCGACGGGTTCGAGGGACAGCCCGCGGACATGGACGACTGGACGGACCACCTGTCCACGCTCTTCCCCGAGGTGCGGCTGAAGAAGGTCCTGGAGGTGCGTGGCGCGGACTGCGGCACCGCGGGGATGACGGGCGCGCTGGCGGCGCTGTGGCGAGGCATCCTCTACGACACCACCGCGCTGGACGAGGCGGAGAAGCTCCTGCCGAAGCTCACGTACGCCGAGCACCTGGCCTTCCACGACACCGCGCGCCGCGAGGGGCTGGAGGGGCGGCTGGGCTCCCAGGAGCTGTACCGGTTGGCGGAGGAGATGGTGGGGATTGCACGGCGGGGCCTGCAGCGGCTGGATGCCGCGGACGCGCCGCTGTTGGACCCGCTGGCGGAAGTGGCGGCGTCGAAGCGCTCTCCGGCGGCGGTGTTGCTCGAGGCGTGGGCGAAGGACCCACGCCCCGAGACGGTGCTGCGTCTGGCGACGGTGTGA
- a CDS encoding EI24 domain-containing protein, whose amino-acid sequence MSPTSPVPTLSPQARLSDFFQGLGLLGRASGLIFRSRRLFVLSALCAAVTAVALVGLAWLLWNHAPRLLGSLWTLPDSWYGRGAWYTLLVLTSLVLWVVGANIVPPLLLAPLQDPISEVTESLCGGGEGPPFSLAGFMRGIVTGVAHTLARLFFLVAGLTLLLPLHLIPGVGSVLWTVLGGLWTMTWMAGEFLAAPMTRHLYPFAEVRRMLRERRALCLGLGAGVYVLLWLPILNTFFLPVAIVAGTLLYRGLRQAGVLPPPPSGQAGGGALK is encoded by the coding sequence ATGAGCCCCACCTCTCCCGTCCCCACCCTCTCCCCCCAGGCCCGCCTGTCCGATTTCTTCCAGGGACTGGGACTGCTTGGCCGAGCCTCCGGCCTCATCTTCCGCTCCCGCCGGCTCTTCGTCCTGTCCGCCCTGTGCGCCGCGGTCACCGCCGTCGCCCTGGTGGGCCTGGCCTGGCTCCTGTGGAACCACGCCCCGCGCCTGCTGGGCTCACTCTGGACCCTCCCCGACTCCTGGTACGGCCGAGGCGCCTGGTACACCCTCCTGGTCCTCACCTCGCTCGTGCTCTGGGTGGTGGGGGCCAACATCGTCCCCCCGCTGCTCCTGGCCCCCCTCCAGGACCCCATCTCCGAGGTCACCGAGTCCCTCTGCGGAGGCGGCGAAGGCCCGCCCTTCAGCCTCGCGGGCTTCATGCGGGGCATCGTCACGGGCGTGGCGCACACCCTGGCCCGGCTCTTCTTCCTCGTCGCCGGGCTGACGCTCTTGTTGCCCCTGCATCTGATTCCCGGGGTGGGGAGCGTCTTGTGGACGGTGCTCGGCGGCCTGTGGACCATGACCTGGATGGCGGGCGAGTTCCTGGCCGCGCCCATGACACGGCACCTCTACCCCTTCGCCGAGGTGCGGCGGATGCTCCGTGAGCGCCGCGCCCTCTGCCTCGGCCTGGGGGCGGGCGTCTATGTCCTCTTGTGGCTGCCCATCCTGAACACCTTCTTCCTCCCGGTGGCCATCGTCGCGGGCACCCTGCTCTACCGGGGCCTGCGCCAGGCGGGCGTCCTCCCCCCGCCGCCCAGCGGCCAGGCAGGGGGCGGTGCCCTGAAATAA